The sequence below is a genomic window from Acidilobus saccharovorans 345-15.
TCATAGTCAAGCATAACGGTGAGTTCTACGCCATGGACGCCAGGTGCCCCCACATGGGCTGCGGCGTGCTCAGTGACGTCGAGGACGGGCATATAGCTGTCTGCCCCCTCCACAAGGCTAAGTTTGACGTGCTCACTGGCGACATGGTTTCACAGCCTATAGTTATGCCTGAGAGAAAGTGCGAGTTCAACAAGGAGCTGCAGCCGCCGCTTAAGACCTACAGAGTGAGGGTGAGCCCTGAGGGCCTTCTTGAGATCGATATCTAACAGCACTTGTGCGCCGCGCCTCCGCCTCACGGGCTACCGCACCTTCAGGCCGGCGTGAGAGGTCAGCTTTTAAGCGGGCCCCACAGAGCGTAAGCGGAGCTGAAATGGTAAGCCTGAGCCTGGAGGTCAAGGACGTTCAGCCCTCAAAGCTCGAGGGCGTTAAGATAGCCAGGGCTGAGGGGCAGAGCGAGACGGTGACTTTTGACGTAATTGAGAGCATCTACACGGTGAACTCTGGGGATAAGATAGAGATTGTCATAGATGAGAGCAAGCCCAACGACCTTGACTCTTTCGAGTTCTGCGGCCACGGGTACCTGGCCGCGGACGAAAGTAAAGGATTCACGCTTCTGTCGCTGTGGGGCATACTCTTCAAGTTTGCGCCTCCCCTAGGACTTAAGGCCGATACTAAGTACTACCTCTGCATGAGGAGAGTCAAGGGCTAACTTATTAACTTCCAGAGCTGGTCGCCGGGGTAATGTAGGTTCTCTATCACCTTGCCCTTTGACTTCTCTTTAGCCATCTGCGATATGGTCTCGCTATCCTTAAGGGCCCTCCCGACGCCAACAGGCACGTTGCTCTGCTCATCTACTATTGCAACTACGTCGCCTTCCTTGAAGGTGCCAACGACCTTCCTTATGCCGGGGGCCATCAAGTCCGCGCCGCGACCTATGGCCTGGGAGGCCCCCCTGTCGACTACTACATACGGCAGCCACGAGAAGCCCCTCCTCAGGAGGCACATGAGCGTAGGTATCAGAACTCCCCTAACCCTAGCAAGGCACGCGAGCCCAGCATCAAAGTACACCGTGTAGTC
It includes:
- a CDS encoding DNA-directed RNA polymerase subunit G, encoding MVSLSLEVKDVQPSKLEGVKIARAEGQSETVTFDVIESIYTVNSGDKIEIVIDESKPNDLDSFEFCGHGYLAADESKGFTLLSLWGILFKFAPPLGLKADTKYYLCMRRVKG
- a CDS encoding Rieske (2Fe-2S) protein, whose product is MVFRKISVMAKIFDARDHAVVIIDNTPVLIVKHNGEFYAMDARCPHMGCGVLSDVEDGHIAVCPLHKAKFDVLTGDMVSQPIVMPERKCEFNKELQPPLKTYRVRVSPEGLLEIDI
- a CDS encoding DUF1947 domain-containing protein translates to MPGKFSTRYKLSKKAVKQLADEAKARLGNVPVTWDDLEEARSSDYTVYFDAGLACLARVRGVLIPTLMCLLRRGFSWLPYVVVDRGASQAIGRGADLMAPGIRKVVGTFKEGDVVAIVDEQSNVPVGVGRALKDSETISQMAKEKSKGKVIENLHYPGDQLWKLIS